Part of the Arachis hypogaea cultivar Tifrunner chromosome 6, arahy.Tifrunner.gnm2.J5K5, whole genome shotgun sequence genome, aaataaaaagaaaaaagggcgaaaaaattaaaaaataaaataaaggagtataaaagggaattaaataatcttcagttcgaaattaatgaccttataataaaaatgatagaaataagaacaaatataaacaagttggagctaaacttaacaaatttataaatgcctggaacaccatattatgacttaaaagaattaaaattgttgaaagaaaaaatggaaaatgaagttgaaaaattaaaaagatatttagaaacaacagaaagtgtagaaataaaagaagttttggaggacttgaaaaattatattaaagaaaaagacaaacagataaaagactTTATACACAATAAtcaatgcaaaaaagaatattacaaactaaaacaagattgaaaaaactataaaaatgaaatcagaattagTAATATTAGAAATGCTCAATACTTTTGattataaaattacaaattataaagtaCCACCAACCAAATCTATACAAATCATAAACTTATTCAAAGTGAgagttaataattttgaaaaagaaattaaaaattggtatcagagccaagttaacgattaagggtaacactttttctttaaacaacacttttaataatacacttttaaatcaataaaaaacaaaaatgtatAAATCTGTACTAAAAcacatctgtacactagatggacCCATAAAATAAATACGAATACACAGTAACCTACGTGACAAACGGAAAAGatgatgtgttttttttttattcccACATCGAAATCCTAAATTCTCAAATTTTGTCTTTCCTCGTCTCTTTGCTCATCCGCCCATTCTTTAACTCGTTTACTTGTCATCTACAGCATCTATGCTTACGGTGTTCTGTGTTCAAGACAAAGTTAGACCGGCCCTATACCAAAAACGTATTTTGTCTTTGAATTTGTCATTTTTACTCTATGTTATTCTTGGATCGAGTTTTGATTATGGTTTAAGCCACCGGCCAACtccaaacaaaattttttattatttttatttaaaaatatatatttttatttaaaaataatttattttaatataaatatgatataatatttatttaatttaatttttaaacataaaatcttattattttaatatataaaatttataaatttgtatatATTGATTTTACATTAGATCGATTTTCGTGTTAACTCAATTTATTTTATGtcattttttaagtcgaaacaaAGATTTGATATCCTTTTAAAATCAGATCTAGTATAAGTACTCATACAAGGCTCgaaataatatacaaaatttaaaaaatatataaagcatttcttttttaaaaatgttaagaAAATCGCAtggtaatttttgttataaaaattttataaagttaactaaatttaaaattttgttatttttaatattaaaaatagtaaaattaatgagtaatacttttatttgttttcaaatataaaaattactcattaataataatatataatttatgaataaattaaattatttatattagaatcttattttttaaatatttaatttttaaatgatattaaTGGTCgaatttatagatttttttatatttatgaataAAAATGTTAAATCATCTCATTTTTGTGTTAAAATTGATTTCAGCAAGTACGATTTAATAAGAgataaaatttacttttaaattactttttttattcTCATAGCAAAAATAGATGTTATGAAAatatgtttttgttaaaatttatctataattattttatattttagtatcatATTCGTTCTTGAATCAAAGTAATATGACCAATGTTATCACTTGTTAAGACTTACCAAgatattttgtctattttttagTTGGAATAACTATATTTGTATTTAAAAAcgtttcaatttttttgttagtttaaacACTATTAAAACTactaaagataataaaaatacataattaaatacataATATCTTGTCACAATAATGACAAATTTATTAGTCCAAAGTAATTACAATATTTTTGtctatttcaaaataaataataaaaaatttaataaaagaagaTGAGATACAACTTATATTTATTCTTTATGCATAAGTACCATTATATATAATTACTCATGATTCATACTAAGGATGTCAATGGGGACAAACCCGTCTCCGAATTCCAAAATACCTCCATCCCCACCCGTCATGGGGATAACCGAGCCTCATTCCTCATTCCTCATTCttcatttcttatttttcatttttcagcaGTATTCCACAGGTAAGGGTGACAATAGGTAGGATAAAGTAGAATTTGGATCAAACTCTAATCCTATTCGCGagttgaaatttttatataaatccaatcctatcctattcgcgggttgagaatatctcaaCTCTAACCCTATCCGTTTTTAACCCGCGGATACCTGATCAGACCGACAAGTTACCAAAAAGgagcaacattattatataacttgatgataatttaaaataaaaacctttatataaaaaaatatattaaattattaattaattatcttctTTTAGTGGTTAAGAATTTTTTGCATTTAATGAAAGGTCTTTGATTTAACATCTACTTGAAAACGTATTttcatttatataaatatataacatatatacatatatagggtgcgAGTTGGTTGAGTAGGGTTGAGGCTTAACTCGTACTCTACTCAACCCGTATGAGAACCCTACCTGGCACCCGCACCCTACTCTATTTGCTACGGATTGAATTGACAATTCTATCCGACCGCATTGAATACCTATAGATAGAGTGCATGTTGCCATTTCTATCCACAAggatctcatttttcttttctatattcataaacaaatttttaataaaatactttttaaaaaataaaaaaaataaaaaatatataatacattGAAACAACATACAAAtacatcttattttaaattttaaaataataaattaggtAAAGTTTAACAcccaaattttaaaaactaaaataacacaacataatatagaaaaacaaaataagtcTCAAcacaaaatatacatataataaatgagattatttagaattttagataCCTATAGGAATACCTAAAATATTAAGACTGTGTTGTATTGTTTAGAGATCGTGGGAGACGGGACAGAGATTTTCATTCGGATGCCGCAATTgtcttagaaattttttttttctatttttatttttgtggaaaaaattTCTCGTCTTCGGGAATATCTATTTGGGATAAtacttacaaaaatttttgtatcTTGGAAAGTTTTGCCACCTCTAATCCGTACAAAAAGAAGGTAAgtcaaaaaagataaaaaaatcttcatcacttaattttttaaaataaaaaataaaattaaatatgtaaaaaatataatttaaatagttAAATACTCTATATATGAAGAATTATGATAAATTGACTTGTATgagataaaatgataaaatttataataaaaaattataaaaacttaaataaatagaaacaaaataaaagaaataaaaaaagataaaacaccATCACAAATAATAATGTTTtatggtttataaaaaaaattaaagagtatAAATAATGCTTCATAGGAGAAAAAAAAGTattaccaaataaaaaaataattaataaaaaataaaattctcttATAACATATATGATTTTTTACCTTAAATAAGTTATCAAAtgtagaaatagataaaataaaaaagaaaataatgaaattatttttttgataagtTGAAAAAATATTCACGACCATATAATTAGTAGTGACCATATAAATAATAATTGCAAAgaaaattttaatagaaatattagatttggtattaaaataaaaaaagaaatataaacaatgaataaaaatctgaaatttaaaattaaaatatttaagattaagaaaaaaaatgtaaaaaaaacttTTGGTAAACAAGAACTTAATCACTCAAATATTAATGTGATAATAGATTGAAtcaaataacatatatttaaattaattaaattaaataattgatataataaaataattaatataattggtTAGTTATAATTATTGTgatcaaacaaaatattaaataatttaataatatattttaattaaatcaaataaataattaactataaaattttaaaagccaatgagttataacttatAACTTAAATAGCATAGTCTTCTCATATTCACCTAAGAGGTTGCGAGTTTGAGTCTTTCTATCTtcggtaaaaaaaattataaaattttaaaaaattattaatcaaaatacataaaacaaaaaataatgcaaaccaaaaaaaaaatcaattcattTATTTCAATTACAAATTTCTGCATATGCAGGAGAAGAAATCTTTGCTATTAGTGACTCCTCAATGTTCACAAGGGCAGTTTCAATCATGATTGCTCGAAGATAGGCGAGAAGAAATAAAAAGACAGAACCGTCTAAATGTATAAGAGATTATCAAGTAAATTGTAGATACCCAAATCTTGATGTCCATTGTTACCTCGAATCTTAACTATAAGAGATTATCAAGTAAAATGATTGAATAAAATATTGAAAGTATGAGCCACATGTTGGAGAGTATTGGCACCAAATATCCCACATCAAGCATACTGACATTTGGAAGATATGGAGGAGTAGCTAATGGAAGATGAGGAGTTCTATGACAACCAAAACTGATGTTGAagaatcttttatttttctgcttccATGATGTGTAATTAATGTTGTTGTTTCATTTTGAAGCATGTATTTGGTAATTGTTTCGGTTTTTGTTTGTTGCTTTTTTAATAATTGAGGAACATTTTTTGATCTATCATATATTGTAAGTTAATAAatctaatttagatatttttagttaaaattctctACAAAATAACATTAAGTTTGGATCCGGACATACATATATGAAAAAAACTAGTAGTATTCTTATTTTAGAGTAAcggttccgctacgttaccaacaacaTATCTGCCAACTTTTGCCAactcgtggatgtgtctaataattaatatattttaaatacatatataaagagacacattcaGAAAAAAGACAGTTATTAAACATAGttataaaaaaagacatttttattagacacatctacgaacatacttccataaaacacaaatataaataagagttggcagaagttggccgATACTATGTTGGTATCCTATACTAAGGAAATAGTTAGCAatgataattaaatataataaaattattaaatcaatAATAATTCATCTGAGAAATATAAAACAgtgtttctaaaaattttatgcgTATTCTAtgctaataactaatttttataattaattttagtatatacttaGCATAATTGTACGTGAAAAATGGCAAAAGAAGATGCCATCAATTGGCAAGAACAATGAAAAAACTACATCACAAGAGTtactatatttttacttttattattttggttCATAAATGAAACTCATCACTCAAATATAAGATTATTTACCTGGTTGTCAAGTTGGACTGAAGGTTCATTTCTTAAAAGAGGTAGAGGTAGTTGACATTGGTAAAAGCCTCAAGACTcatgaatggagtagaagaatTTTTTGGGTGCTACAAAATGTCAtcttgtttgaactttgaagggGAATCATTTACATAATTGGATGAAGAACACTAacttcaagaacataaaaagagttGACATGGGCTTGAATCATTACACATTAAATATTGTTAAATATTTAAATGAAGTGTCTTAGTAATAGTAATTTATTTCTGGGTGTACAAGTAAGTATTTacctaaaataattagaaaattttaaatttttgtattttatactttacttttttttcttgtgaaaAAATTAAGtagagtataaaaataaaattaataaatattttttagacaaattaataagaataatttttcaatcatttaattttttttaaattaaaaaataatttttattatttcttaatctATATATTACTGTCTAAATTGGACACTAATTTTTACAATCCAAAGGAGGTTCTTTTTGGGCGTTTTGAATGAGAATGTTGGGCCTAAAAAACACATAAAATGGGTATGGGACCCGACCCGAAACACAGTAAGATGGAGCTGTGGTTCAGTGTGAGTGAGGTAGAAAGAAAAACGAAGGAAAAACTCTGAAAACCCTAATCTTTGATTATGTATCGTTATCTCTCTTCGATTCGCCATGCCCGTggatcttctctcttttctctcgtCGCACCCAAACCTTCACCGTCTCTTATCTCTGCCTTCTTCTCAGGATCGTTGCAAAACCACATCGGTAATTTCCTGGTTCTCTTTTTTGCTTTCAATTTTTAACCCATCCATGGATTATGGCATTTCGATCTTATTGGTTAGAAATTTTGCTTATTGATTAGTGGTTTAGGGTGAGTGTTCTGGTTGGTTGATGAATTGTGTGTTTGGAAGTTTATAACCTGAGTTGTTTGATATGGATTTGTGCAAAACGTTATGGTTACTGTGTTTTTAGATGAAGTTTCAATTGTTATTTGTTATTGTCGAATTGGAATGCTCAAATGGTTGCAAATTGAAAATGGATGTCTTGGATCAGTTTCACCGTTTCAGAATTTGCAAGTGAGGGTTTAGTTTTTAGGGTAGTCACTAGTCATGAGTGTAATGGGGTCTTATTCGAAATTTTGATGCTGCAGAGCATGTTAGAGGATTTTCAACTGGTGAATCGGATCCTAATCGCCCCTTTTCGATGCGGGATAGATTAAATGAAAACTCGAGAAGTGGGAATGAAACTTTACCGGATGCCATCCGGGATAGTGTCATGCGGAACATGAGTGGAAGTGGTGCTGAGAATGAGAGGAGTTTCAACCGTCAACCGGATAATCTTCCTTTTTTCATGCAGAATGGAGAGAACTCAAACTCAAGAGGTGCCAATTATGCTCAGAATCGGAGGGGTTTTGGCCGTGATTCGGGTACTCGTCCTTTTTTTATGCGGGATAGGGAGAATCTTAATGTAAGCAATAAGAATGATGGTGAGACTGAGACTGAGAAGAGTTCCAGGCCTATGGATTTTGTGAGAGGGGTTATAGATGAAGATGGCCAGGATCATCTTCAGGTTTACAGTAATCAATTTGAGAGAGACGCCGATTTTGTTCATATAAAGATGCTGCGGAACAACACGTTTGTTACCGTAACAGATTCTAAAGGGAACATAAAGCTTAGCGGCTCTGTTGGTTCCGTGAAAGAGATGAAATCAGGGCAGAAGCTTGCTAGGTATGCTGCTGAGGCAACTTCAGAGGTTGTCGGGCGAAGGGCAAGGGGTTTGGGGTTGAAAGCTGTTGTTATGAAAGTGAACGGATTTACTCATTTCAGGAGAAAAAGGCAAGCAATAATGAGCTGGTTGGAGGGTTTTTTGGATTCTCGAGCGGACAAAAGTAGAAATCCGGTTGTTCACATTGAAGATACCACTAGAAAGCCTCATAATGGTTGCCGACTCCCAAGGAAACGACGAATTTAGATTTGGTTAGTTTGATGGCTCAATAAAGAGTTTTTGTAGCAGTATGGGAAATGCTTTGTTGTTGTTCCCTTTATGTTGTTGATGGGGCTACATCATTCTCAATTTTAGGTTATAGATCTGTTACTTGTTGATCTGTTTTTCTACCATTCCTTAGTTTTTACATGTGTGATTACATGACACCATGTTTTGCATAATTCAGATTGATGATAAAGTTAACATGACTCTTTTTGGTAACAAGACTTACTTTGATGATACTGTTGAAGCCATATGTTATTTCTAACATTGAAATGCCAAGTTTGATTCATGAAAGTTCcaccaaaattttttacttttgaaccTTGGGTTGCAATCAATAATTATGAATGGTTAGGTACTACAAGTTggtatttttcaaagaaaatttgAAGCTTAACAATGATTATCTATTTACCAAGTCTTGCAGTTTAGAAGGAAAAGGACTTTAATGTTGATGGGTTAAGCAAAAAAGCATGATcatatcaaattatatatatttatcattGTCTGTCAAGTATATATTCAATGCAGTACGTAGTTATGAACAAAAACCATGTGACAAATCTTGTACCGGGTGGAAGTGTTTTTAGAAATATAAACATGTCAATCTtagaattctaaatttaaatcttGATTGGCATAGATGACATAATAAAAAAGTTGGATGATATAGATTAGAGTGGTGGGCTTAAttaacacaaaattttaaaaaaatattgtctaattactataataggttaaataattaattttaaatttaaaagtataaaaataaaaaattttaaatattttaaagttattataaaaagtaatttaggcAAAAGTTAGGCACCAAATAAAAGGCACCGTAGAATTGGCCAAATTTTAATACTTTTGCTTTGCAGCATAAtgcattaaaatataaatttttaatcataTAAAAGGATGCTATAATATAAATCTTGATAACAGGAATACAATTTTAAAGttatatcctttgaaatttaaCTTTAGGAACACATTATTCTGATTTAAAATGTTTAGAACACATAAAGAGTGTATAGCTGTTTTAGAGAGTAATAGAAAGGTTAAAAAAATAAGAGGATGAGAAAAATTAGAGAACAGTAGAGTTAGCTGCTTTGATTTGACATGTTGCAGATTCAATCAAATTAGAATTCATAAATTCACAACTTGAAAAtgaaaccatgaaaataaaaggaATTGTATAACAAAAAGCACTGTGCACTAACAATCAAATCATATATTGATCAAATTTGTAAAGCTGAAAAaacagaataagaaaaaaaaagggtagCTGGCAGAATTCTAAGAGGAATAGAAAGAATAAGTGGAGAACACACTAGTACTATAAATAGCCAGTAGTTACCTATGTGAGAACACACCTTAGCTATTTATCCTTCATggatcatatctattttattttccatcTCCATTAGCTTTTTAAcctacataaaataaaaatatcatatttaCCAATTAACATATTATTTTAAACTGTTATTTATTACATGTATACATCATTTATCACAATTCATATATATTATTTCAACATAGTAAGCGTTATTGTTTGTATatgaattgtattttttttatagcaATTTACATATATTACGAAAGAAGATATGTATGTAATAGATTttatattgatataattttataaatatgattttttttttaattttatctaggTGAAAAGGCTTTTCCAttattgcttttttatttttttttcatttctcaaaattattcaaaattattgtctattatatattactaattttacaagtAAAATATGTCACATGTTACTCTTTTATtccaattaaaatcaaatatttttcttctaaattaaagagttttctattttagtatttttcactctttttctttttctatctctcTCTCATTCTTTCATCCATTCTATCTCTCTtgtatatcattatcaatgattaattacaaatttaataatcaaaatgtacatcatgacattctttaattgtaactaaaattaaattaaaattaaaatatagctataATATATTGCTAATTTAACAACTAAAATATGTCACAATCCTCTcattaaaattagaatgaaatattttcttataaaattattatattactaatttaacaatcaaaatatgTTACATAACATCCTCttattaaaattagaataaaatatttattttccaaATTAATAAACTCATTTCTTCTATCCTTTTATCTACCTCTCctcttctctatttctctctaccattCTCActttatatataacttataatttatattttatattattaatttgccATATTAAAATATGTCaatattcttttattataattaagtCAACTAGTGATTTTGCTTCTATTGATGCTCTGCCAGAccaacagaaattaaaaaaaaaattggacatGCAGCAACTAGTCAGCTACGACATTGTTTCCTGCTAGTCTTAGATGATTTGTGGAATCAGAAATGGGTTGAGTTGTGGGATTTAATTCAAGTAGGTGCCTAATGAAGTAAAATTCTAGTGACAACACACAGTCATAGGACCGCTTCCATATTGGGTACCCTTTCCTCCCACAATTTGGAATGCCTTTCTTTGCAAGATTCATTATGTTTGCTAGTTAAATGGGAAAAATATTCGAATTTGGTGACCATGGAAAAAGAAATTGTGCAAAAATGCAAAGAAGTTCCTTTGGCAATAGAGACATGGAGGAGtagttaatataaattaaaacaaaatcaattcatttatttcagtcaaatcaaataattaatataattatttagttaTAGTCAAAGTATACATAAGacaaattaaagcaaaatcaatttatttattctgatcaaataaaaaatattaaaagaatatgCATGCTATTAATTAAAGAAATttaattctaataatatataatagataagctATCTAATAACATACATGCTATTATTTACTTTGATATCTAAGGTTCATTGTGTAGCCTGGTTCACATTTCGAGCATTCTGGACTACCATTTGGTCCTCTTGTATCAGAAACTATGGCGGAACCTGTCCCCTTCGGCATCATGGAGAGACTGATAGCAGAACTTGCTTCACCTGCACTTGATGAAATCCGTTTGAAGGACACTCTTTTATTGGTCAAATCTGTGCTGCTGGATGCTGAGAGAAAGCAAGAAAATAACCGACCTCTGACGATGCTGACGACTTCCTTGATGATATTCAAACCCAAGTAATACGCAATCATGTGGAACAGCAATTCTTCACAACCTCGAAAAATGAAGTCACTGAAGAAGAGACTAGACATGGTTGCATAGGAGCAGGGAAACGACCTCTCCCGTTGTTGCAGATGTGAATGTGATAGGACGGGAGATCGATAAAGAATTTATCATAGACCTCCTAATGCAGCAGAATCCTGAAGATGATGACGAACGTATCCCAGTTATTCCCATTGTGGGGACGGGAGGAGTAGGAAAGACCACACTTGCTCAGCTTGTCTTCCGTGATGAGAGGGTAATTCAGTCTTTTCCATTGAAATTGTGGGTGTGTGTCTCTCTGGACTTTGATATCCAGCAATTGATTGTTAAGATCATCAACTCTGCGAGTCCTCATTTGCGCCAACTGAATTTAAAAGAATTGGACATGGAGCCTTTGATAGGAAGATACGCTTGCTGGTCAAAAGTTCCTGCTTGTCTTGGACAATGTATGGAATGAAGATCGTGTTAAATGGATGGAGCTGAGATTtttaattgaaatgagaaataaAGGTGGTAAATTCCTCTTGACAACACGGAGTTCTAAAGTTGCTTCTATGATGGGTACTGTAAACTCAATGTTTCTCTTTCTTAAATGTGCCTTCAGAAACAGGGAAGAGAAAAAGCACTCAGATTTGGttatgattgaaaaagaaattgtGGGAAAATGTAAAGGGCTTCCTTTGGTCATCAGAGCACTGGGGAGTTTACTACTTTCTAATCGTACCAAGCATGAGTGGGAGTCACTGAGAACTAGTGATATTTGGAATTTGGAAAGCATTCTTCCTGCACTTAAACTCAGCTATGATCAAATGCCAACTTATTTGAAGCAATGTTTTGCTTTGTTCTCCCTTTATCCAAAGGGTTATATTTTTCTGAGTTCTGATGTTGCTTGTCTATGGGGGGGCTCTAGGTTTGCTTCTACTGCCAAGCCAAGGTAAAACTTTGTTAGATGTTTCAAATCAATATTTGAGTGAATTGAGTTCCAGATATTTgacacatgacagagcacaatggcgtcgtttgattcatgtagccgaccccacttagtgggacaaggctttgttattgttgttgttgagttcCAGATATTTCATTCAGGTTGTTGAAGACTCTggcactttcttttattttcaaattcatgatTTAGTTCATGATCTCGCATTACTTGTTGCAAGAAATGAATGCGTGCTAGTCAGTTCAGACATGCAAAATATATCAGGAAATATTCTGCATCAATCTTATATTGAAGATGATTTGCGTGGCATTTTATTCTCACGAGGAATATTTCGTGTGAGAACCATACTATCTCCTGTTCATGGAGTGGGAGCCAAGGATGAAGTTTTGTTGAATGCATGGATATCTAGATACAAATCCTTGCGATTTTTGGATTTGAGTGATTCTACTTATGAGACTTTGCCCCATTCCATTGCTAAGTTGAAACATTTAAGATTTCTCTCTCTCAGAAACAATACCAAAATTCAGACGCTGAATGCTTCAATTTGCAAACTACTAAATTTGCAATCTTTGCTTCTTGATGGGTGCACAAAGCTTGAAATATTGCCACAAGAATTGAGAAATTCGATCAATCTCCGACAACTGGGGATAACCACAAAGCAATCTGTTTTGCCTGAGAGTGACATTGCAAAGCTGAGctctcttgaatttttatgtattaaaaaatGTGACAAGCTGGAGTCCTTGTTTGTAGGGAGAAAGTTGCCTAATCTTCGAACTTTGGAGGTTGATAGTTGTGAGAGGTTGAAGTCTTTACCACTTGATATTAATTAACCATTTTCCTCAACTGGAGACTTTGGTAATCAACAAGTGTAGTGATTTGGAATTCTCTGAGGAAGTGCAGAACTCTACCCTGAGACTAAAAGTCCTTTATCTTCATTCTTTGCCACAGCTGGTGGAGACCTTGCCTAGTTGTTTTCAAGGATCG contains:
- the LOC112696028 gene encoding uncharacterized protein, which gives rise to MYRYLSSIRHARGSSLFSLVAPKPSPSLISAFFSGSLQNHIEHVRGFSTGESDPNRPFSMRDRLNENSRSGNETLPDAIRDSVMRNMSGSGAENERSFNRQPDNLPFFMQNGENSNSRGANYAQNRRGFGRDSGTRPFFMRDRENLNVSNKNDGETETEKSSRPMDFVRGVIDEDGQDHLQVYSNQFERDADFVHIKMLRNNTFVTVTDSKGNIKLSGSVGSVKEMKSGQKLARYAAEATSEVVGRRARGLGLKAVVMKVNGFTHFRRKRQAIMSWLEGFLDSRADKSRNPVVHIEDTTRKPHNGCRLPRKRRI